From the Maioricimonas rarisocia genome, one window contains:
- a CDS encoding phage portal protein, with translation MFGYLQDRLATVRLRARYQRLVHERLCRLAEAAGPQPVSDDPGRWLLAGDGRMPLSEPERTDARTRARRFVAENPHARNILRLLEAYVTGPGLKLAHQFHQPATHDAMDADNRPDSLAARADELWSTFLAQNQRHYSHREHARRVWRDGEAFLRMFAGPEWPPAVRFIDPEAIGPTAEHPDSLGILTAREDVETPVAYLLIEPASGKLRERLGAPVVLHTRIGVDSNQKRGLTTFAPLLDTLESFDKWVETEILARKLQSSIVLWRKIQGSPQQAAAAADGLADGTGSSAGGRRERVQPGTILTTNHATEIQFLQPNTNFGDAVPLGRMLLLATAAGAGLPEFMLTSDASNANFASTMVAEGPAVKHFQAEQQFFAAEFTRLWKWVMSEAVVRRLLPADFFDRVEPNWSFPQLVNRDRPRERMADVRLVETGILSRAEIARRDGVDPMLMRTEIDTENTLR, from the coding sequence ATGTTCGGCTACCTTCAGGATCGACTCGCCACCGTCCGTCTTCGCGCCCGCTATCAGCGGCTGGTCCACGAGCGACTCTGTCGCCTGGCCGAAGCCGCCGGGCCGCAGCCGGTCTCCGATGATCCCGGCCGCTGGCTGCTGGCCGGCGACGGTCGCATGCCCCTCTCCGAGCCGGAACGAACCGATGCCCGCACTCGGGCCCGCCGCTTCGTGGCCGAGAATCCGCACGCCCGCAACATCCTCCGCCTTCTCGAAGCGTACGTGACGGGGCCGGGACTCAAGCTGGCCCATCAGTTTCATCAGCCGGCGACTCATGACGCGATGGACGCCGACAACCGTCCCGACTCCCTCGCCGCCCGGGCGGATGAACTCTGGTCCACGTTTCTCGCCCAGAACCAGCGGCACTACTCCCACCGCGAACATGCCCGCCGCGTCTGGCGCGACGGCGAAGCGTTCCTCCGCATGTTTGCCGGCCCCGAATGGCCCCCTGCCGTCCGCTTCATCGATCCCGAAGCGATCGGCCCCACCGCCGAGCATCCCGACTCGCTCGGCATTCTCACCGCTCGCGAAGATGTCGAGACGCCTGTTGCGTACCTGCTGATCGAACCGGCATCCGGGAAGCTGCGGGAACGGCTCGGCGCGCCGGTTGTCCTGCATACCCGCATCGGCGTCGACTCGAACCAGAAGCGTGGCCTGACGACGTTCGCTCCTCTCCTCGACACGCTCGAGAGCTTCGACAAATGGGTCGAGACAGAGATTCTCGCCCGCAAGCTTCAGTCGTCGATTGTTCTCTGGCGGAAGATCCAGGGCTCACCCCAGCAGGCGGCCGCTGCCGCCGACGGTCTCGCGGATGGGACGGGCAGTTCCGCCGGCGGACGTCGCGAGCGGGTGCAGCCCGGCACGATCCTCACCACCAATCACGCCACCGAGATCCAGTTTCTGCAGCCGAACACAAACTTCGGCGATGCCGTCCCCCTCGGCCGGATGCTGCTGCTGGCAACCGCTGCCGGGGCCGGTCTGCCGGAGTTCATGCTCACCTCCGACGCATCCAACGCCAACTTCGCCTCGACGATGGTGGCCGAAGGGCCGGCGGTCAAGCACTTCCAGGCCGAGCAGCAGTTCTTCGCCGCCGAATTCACCCGCCTCTGGAAGTGGGTGATGAGCGAAGCGGTCGTTCGCAGGTTGCTTCCCGCCGACTTCTTCGATCGTGTCGAACCGAACTGGTCCTTCCCGCAACTCGTCAACCGGGATCGGCCACGGGAACGAATGGCCGATGTCCGCCTGGTCGAGACCGGCATCCTCAGCCGGGCCGAGATCGCCCGCCGCGACGGCGTTGATCCAATGTTGATGCGAACCGAGATCGACACCGAGAACACGCTTCGCTGA
- a CDS encoding ferredoxin--NADP reductase — MHEQTIPQPVRPHRPALEYNATVIGSGKVHDELLLLEVRLDRERFICEPGQYTTLALGGWEPRVDGLMTTSECWKSRLVRRAYSVSSPMLDPTGSPVDFRALDFAEFYIALVLKPTDDPPQLTPRMFKLKPGDRIHMGPLGHGTYNAAPVGPDDNLLFIGTGTGEAPHNAMAVERLRAGHKGRIAIVTSVRYRRDLAYIRKHRRLEEMFDNYRYVPVMTREAEIASPDETGFIGRRHVQELFSGGELFEPLGWEPSPENTHIYLCGNPAMIGAPQHDRTGHFVFPEPPGMVELLLHLGYRLDRPRKPGNVHFEKYW, encoded by the coding sequence ATGCACGAACAGACGATTCCTCAACCTGTGCGGCCTCATCGCCCGGCCCTCGAATACAACGCCACCGTCATCGGGTCCGGCAAAGTCCACGACGAACTGCTGCTTCTGGAGGTTCGGCTCGATCGCGAGCGGTTCATCTGCGAACCTGGCCAGTACACGACGCTCGCACTGGGCGGATGGGAACCGCGGGTAGACGGACTCATGACCACTTCCGAATGCTGGAAGTCACGACTGGTCCGCCGCGCATACTCCGTCTCGTCGCCGATGCTCGATCCGACCGGCTCTCCGGTCGACTTCCGTGCGCTCGATTTCGCCGAGTTCTATATCGCACTGGTCCTCAAGCCGACCGACGATCCCCCGCAGCTCACCCCGCGGATGTTCAAACTGAAGCCGGGAGATCGCATCCACATGGGGCCCCTTGGTCACGGCACCTACAACGCGGCACCGGTCGGTCCGGATGACAATCTGCTGTTCATCGGAACCGGGACCGGCGAAGCGCCTCACAACGCGATGGCGGTCGAGCGACTGCGAGCCGGACACAAGGGGCGTATCGCGATCGTCACCTCCGTCCGCTACCGCCGCGATCTCGCTTACATCAGAAAGCATCGCCGCCTCGAAGAGATGTTCGACAACTACCGCTACGTTCCCGTCATGACCCGCGAGGCTGAGATCGCTTCCCCCGATGAGACCGGCTTCATCGGCCGCCGGCATGTGCAGGAACTTTTCTCCGGCGGCGAACTGTTCGAGCCGTTGGGTTGGGAACCGTCACCAGAGAACACACACATCTACCTGTGCGGCAATCCCGCCATGATCGGCGCTCCGCAGCACGATCGGACCGGCCACTTTGTCTTCCCGGAGCCGCCCGGAATGGTCGAACTGCTGCTCCATCTGGGCTACCGGCTCGATCGGCCGCGCAAACCGGGGAACGTCCACTTCGAGAAGTACTGGTAG
- the nifJ gene encoding pyruvate:ferredoxin (flavodoxin) oxidoreductase translates to MERPFITVDGNEAAALVAHRLNEVIAIYPITPASPMGELADAWSAAGRKNIFGTVPQVIEMQSEGGAAGAVHGSLQCGALTTTFTASQGLLLMIPNMYKIAGELTPAVIHIAARSVATHALSIFGDHSDVMAARATGWGMLFAASVQEAHDFALISQVASLESRIPFMHIMDGFRTSHEINRMTPLTDDDLRLMMDSTRIREHHQRSLNPDRPVLRGSAQNPDVFFQAREAANPFYDVAPAIVQRTMDRFAERTGRHYHLFDYSGADDAEQVIVLMGSGCGAVEEVVHGLTRRGEKVGLLKVRLYRPLDAAALVAALPETVRRIAVLDRTKEPGAVGEPLYQDVATVLHEEWERRHGSPIPQVYGGRYGLSSKEFTPAMVVGIFRHLTESEPKRHFTVGIVDDVTRLSLAWDDDDWQEADDVTRAVFYGLGSDGTVGANKNSVKIVGENTPLAAQGYFVYDSRKAGSQTVSHLRFARRPIQATYLIRQAHLVGCHQFQFVTTRDVLSIAAPGATFLLNSPYGPEEVWDHLPGEVQEQIIEKKLRFYVIDAFEVAREAGLGGRINTVMQTCFFGLVDLISRDEAVEQIKQAIHKTYAKRGEVVVQRNCAAVDTALENLHEVHVPAEATATRRLVEMVDGQAPDFVQRVTRMMLEGKGDLLPVSALPVDGTFPTATSQFEKRSIAQAIPIWDPDICIQCGLCALSCPHAAIRSKAYPADSVNGKPDSFQSRQWTGKDLPDWLMTIQVAPDDCTGCGVCVDVCPARRKDAAKFKAINMRPKQEHLAEERANFEYFRQLPEMDRTRISHDQVKGSQLLQPLFEYSGACAGCGETPYLKLLSQLFGERAVIANATGCSSIYGGNLPTTPWSCTAEGRGPAWANSLFEDNAEFGLGMRLALDQQESFARQLLAAMASAVGQDLAEGILTASPQTEQEIAAQRERVQVLRQKLAGQTTEAARTLLTLADVFVPRSVWIVGGDGWAYDIGFGGVDHVLASGRNVNILVLDTEVYSNTGGQASKATPRAAIAKFAAGGKTVRRKDLGMIAVDYGSVYVAQVAIGAQPLQTIKAFHEAESYPGTSLIIAYSPCIAHGIDMSTSMSHQKDAVGSAFWPLYRYDPCQAHDNGHPFHLDSRKPKITFRDFAMKEARFAALTRSDPDGARRLFDLAQKDIDDQWHFYEQMAGIERELSEPVNQHSTREEDST, encoded by the coding sequence ATGGAACGGCCGTTTATCACCGTGGATGGCAACGAGGCGGCGGCTCTGGTCGCTCACCGGCTGAACGAAGTGATCGCGATTTACCCGATCACGCCGGCCTCTCCCATGGGAGAGCTGGCAGACGCCTGGTCGGCAGCAGGACGGAAGAACATCTTCGGGACCGTCCCGCAGGTGATCGAAATGCAGAGCGAGGGTGGAGCGGCCGGTGCCGTCCACGGTTCCCTGCAATGCGGTGCCCTGACGACGACCTTCACGGCCTCGCAGGGCCTGCTGCTGATGATCCCGAACATGTACAAGATCGCCGGCGAACTGACGCCGGCCGTGATTCACATTGCCGCCCGTTCGGTTGCGACGCATGCGCTGTCGATCTTCGGCGATCACAGCGACGTGATGGCGGCCCGGGCAACCGGCTGGGGGATGCTGTTCGCCGCGTCGGTTCAGGAAGCCCACGACTTCGCGTTGATCTCGCAGGTGGCCTCGCTCGAATCCCGGATTCCGTTCATGCACATCATGGATGGATTTCGAACGTCGCACGAGATCAATCGGATGACTCCGCTGACGGACGATGACCTGCGACTGATGATGGATTCGACACGAATCCGCGAGCATCACCAGCGGTCTCTCAATCCGGATCGGCCGGTCCTGCGTGGTTCGGCACAGAATCCGGATGTCTTCTTCCAGGCGCGCGAAGCGGCGAACCCTTTCTACGATGTGGCTCCCGCAATCGTGCAGCGAACGATGGACCGCTTCGCCGAGCGGACGGGTCGCCACTACCACCTGTTCGACTACTCCGGTGCCGACGATGCCGAGCAGGTGATCGTGCTGATGGGATCCGGCTGCGGAGCCGTTGAGGAAGTCGTCCACGGGCTCACCCGCCGCGGCGAAAAGGTCGGACTGCTGAAGGTGCGACTGTATCGTCCGCTCGATGCGGCCGCTCTTGTGGCGGCCCTTCCGGAGACTGTCCGCAGGATCGCCGTGCTGGACCGGACCAAAGAACCAGGCGCGGTCGGGGAACCGCTGTATCAGGACGTCGCGACAGTCCTGCATGAAGAGTGGGAGCGTCGGCACGGCAGCCCGATCCCCCAGGTGTATGGCGGGCGTTATGGACTCTCGTCGAAGGAGTTCACACCCGCGATGGTGGTGGGCATCTTCCGGCATCTGACGGAATCGGAACCGAAGCGGCACTTCACCGTCGGCATCGTCGATGACGTCACGCGTCTCAGTCTCGCCTGGGACGATGATGACTGGCAGGAAGCGGACGACGTGACGCGGGCGGTCTTCTACGGACTGGGGAGTGACGGAACGGTCGGGGCGAACAAGAACAGCGTGAAGATCGTCGGCGAGAACACGCCGCTGGCCGCACAGGGGTACTTTGTCTATGACTCGCGCAAGGCCGGTTCACAGACGGTCTCGCACCTGCGGTTTGCTCGTCGGCCGATCCAGGCGACGTATCTGATCCGGCAGGCCCATCTCGTCGGATGCCACCAGTTTCAGTTCGTGACGACGCGCGACGTTCTCTCGATCGCAGCGCCGGGGGCGACGTTCCTGCTGAACAGTCCCTACGGTCCGGAAGAGGTGTGGGATCACCTGCCAGGAGAGGTCCAGGAACAGATCATCGAGAAGAAGCTGCGGTTCTACGTCATCGATGCCTTCGAGGTGGCGCGGGAGGCGGGGCTGGGTGGCCGGATCAACACGGTGATGCAGACCTGCTTTTTCGGTCTGGTCGATCTGATATCGCGCGACGAAGCGGTGGAACAGATCAAACAGGCGATTCACAAGACGTATGCAAAACGGGGCGAAGTGGTCGTCCAGCGGAACTGTGCCGCCGTCGATACTGCCCTCGAGAATCTCCACGAAGTGCACGTTCCCGCCGAGGCGACCGCGACGCGACGCCTTGTGGAGATGGTTGATGGGCAGGCACCCGATTTCGTTCAGCGTGTAACGCGGATGATGCTGGAAGGGAAAGGGGATCTGTTGCCGGTCAGTGCGTTGCCGGTCGATGGAACGTTCCCCACAGCGACATCGCAGTTCGAGAAGCGGAGCATTGCCCAGGCGATCCCGATCTGGGATCCGGACATCTGCATCCAGTGTGGATTGTGTGCGCTGTCGTGTCCGCATGCGGCGATTCGCTCGAAGGCGTACCCGGCCGATTCCGTCAACGGCAAGCCGGACAGCTTCCAGTCCCGCCAATGGACCGGCAAGGATCTGCCCGACTGGCTGATGACGATTCAGGTCGCGCCGGACGACTGCACCGGCTGCGGCGTGTGCGTGGATGTCTGTCCGGCGAGGCGAAAGGACGCGGCGAAGTTCAAGGCGATCAACATGCGTCCCAAGCAGGAGCATCTCGCCGAAGAACGGGCAAACTTCGAGTACTTCCGTCAGCTTCCCGAGATGGACCGCACGCGGATCTCGCACGACCAGGTGAAGGGTTCGCAACTGCTGCAGCCGCTGTTCGAGTACAGCGGAGCCTGCGCCGGCTGTGGCGAGACGCCGTACCTGAAACTGCTCAGCCAGCTGTTCGGCGAGCGGGCCGTCATTGCCAACGCAACCGGCTGCTCGTCGATCTATGGGGGGAACCTTCCCACCACGCCATGGTCGTGCACGGCGGAGGGACGTGGACCGGCATGGGCCAACTCGCTGTTCGAGGACAATGCCGAGTTCGGCCTGGGCATGCGGCTGGCGCTGGATCAGCAGGAGTCGTTTGCCCGGCAACTGCTGGCCGCGATGGCTTCCGCCGTCGGTCAGGACCTGGCCGAGGGAATTCTCACCGCATCGCCACAGACCGAGCAGGAGATCGCTGCTCAGCGGGAACGGGTGCAGGTGCTGCGGCAGAAGCTCGCCGGCCAGACCACCGAGGCGGCCCGCACGCTGTTGACGCTGGCGGATGTGTTTGTTCCCCGCAGTGTCTGGATTGTCGGAGGCGACGGATGGGCTTACGACATCGGCTTTGGCGGAGTCGACCATGTGCTCGCATCGGGACGGAACGTCAACATCCTCGTCCTCGATACCGAGGTGTATTCGAACACCGGGGGGCAGGCGTCGAAAGCGACGCCGCGAGCGGCAATTGCCAAGTTCGCTGCCGGTGGCAAGACGGTCCGCCGGAAGGACCTGGGCATGATCGCGGTCGACTACGGGAGCGTCTATGTGGCACAGGTGGCCATCGGCGCGCAGCCGCTGCAGACGATCAAGGCGTTTCATGAAGCGGAGTCGTATCCCGGAACGTCGCTGATCATCGCGTACAGTCCCTGCATCGCGCACGGCATCGACATGTCGACGAGCATGTCGCATCAGAAAGATGCCGTGGGGAGTGCCTTCTGGCCCCTGTACCGCTATGACCCCTGCCAGGCCCATGACAACGGCCATCCGTTCCATCTCGACAGCCGCAAGCCGAAGATCACCTTCCGCGATTTCGCGATGAAGGAAGCACGCTTTGCCGCGTTGACACGGAGCGATCCGGACGGTGCCCGTCGGCTGTTCGACCTGGCCCAGAAGGATATCGACGACCAGTGGCATTTCTACGAACAGATGGCCGGGATCGAACGGGAACTCTCGGAACCGGTCAACCAGCACAGCACTCGTGAGGAGGATTCAACATGA
- a CDS encoding dihydroorotate dehydrogenase-like protein — protein sequence MSVDLSTTYLGLTLANPLVASSGPLTGSAESLKKLEEAGIAAAVMPSLFEEEIEHDVWQQHKLQQFGSESFAEALDYFPAHALPGDGPDAYLRRIAAAKQAVSIPIIASLNGTSPGGWTGYARQMEEAGADALELNVYFMATDPDVTGAEVEERYLELVGSVRTAIGIPLSVKIGPFFSCLPNIAGRLVEAGADGLVLFNRFLQPDINLDSLAVEPRMSLSSEFEMRLPLRWIAVLRGQLVASLAATSGVYDASGMAKLLLAGADVTMTTAALLQQGPQYASRMIAELSAWMAEREYVSVRQLQGSMSCENCPNPDAYERVNYLKALISYTGSEI from the coding sequence ATGAGTGTCGACCTGTCGACGACATATCTGGGACTGACGCTGGCCAATCCGCTGGTTGCCTCGTCCGGCCCGCTGACCGGTTCGGCGGAGTCGCTCAAGAAGCTGGAGGAAGCGGGCATTGCTGCGGCGGTGATGCCGTCCCTGTTCGAAGAAGAGATCGAGCACGACGTCTGGCAGCAGCACAAGCTGCAGCAGTTCGGCTCGGAATCGTTCGCCGAGGCGCTCGACTACTTTCCGGCCCATGCGCTGCCGGGGGACGGTCCCGATGCATACCTGCGCCGGATTGCCGCAGCGAAGCAGGCGGTTTCGATTCCGATCATTGCCAGCCTCAACGGAACTTCGCCGGGCGGCTGGACCGGCTACGCCCGTCAGATGGAAGAGGCCGGAGCCGACGCGCTCGAGTTGAACGTTTACTTCATGGCGACCGATCCGGATGTCACTGGTGCCGAAGTCGAAGAGCGGTATCTGGAGCTGGTCGGGTCGGTGCGGACGGCGATCGGAATTCCCCTGTCGGTGAAGATCGGTCCGTTCTTTTCGTGTCTGCCGAACATCGCCGGACGGCTGGTCGAGGCGGGAGCGGACGGGCTGGTGCTGTTCAACCGGTTCCTGCAACCGGATATCAATCTCGACAGTCTGGCGGTCGAGCCGCGCATGTCGCTGAGCAGCGAGTTCGAGATGCGGCTTCCTCTCCGGTGGATCGCCGTGCTTCGCGGCCAACTTGTCGCGTCGCTGGCGGCAACCTCGGGCGTCTATGACGCGAGCGGCATGGCGAAACTGCTGCTGGCCGGGGCAGACGTGACAATGACAACGGCAGCGCTGCTGCAGCAGGGACCGCAGTACGCCAGCCGGATGATTGCCGAACTGTCCGCCTGGATGGCCGAACGCGAGTACGTGTCGGTCCGGCAGCTGCAGGGGAGCATGAGCTGCGAGAACTGTCCGAACCCGGATGCTTACGAACGGGTGAACTACCTCAAAGCGTTGATCTCGTACACCGGCTCGGAAATCTGA
- a CDS encoding TrkA C-terminal domain-containing protein produces MTAIASLLVVLTLSLLVTRIAAMALILTGMSRESARFQARSAFTGVGYPTHEAEDIVGHPVRRRVIMLLMLLGNLGIGAVVATLILSTLQTAESEYWWMKLLALAFGLWVLWRAATNRFLERHTNRIIAWVLRRWGNLQVRDYVAILQLQGGYAVHELMVEPGDWLADRTLIELRLPQEGVLVLAVQRTEGVFLGAPTGETAIRAGDTLILYGPVERIEELDQRRRGRRGDAAHREAVEEYAEDLEQQEQIDDQIEEERRTSAPPD; encoded by the coding sequence GTGACCGCGATCGCCTCGCTACTGGTTGTCCTGACCCTGTCGCTGCTGGTGACCCGCATTGCCGCCATGGCACTGATCCTGACCGGCATGTCGCGGGAATCGGCCAGGTTCCAGGCCCGCTCGGCGTTTACCGGGGTCGGGTACCCGACGCATGAAGCCGAGGACATCGTCGGGCATCCGGTGCGGCGGCGGGTCATCATGCTGCTGATGCTTCTCGGCAATCTGGGAATCGGGGCCGTCGTGGCCACACTGATTCTTTCGACGCTGCAGACTGCCGAGTCCGAATACTGGTGGATGAAGCTGCTGGCGCTCGCCTTCGGACTGTGGGTGCTCTGGCGTGCCGCGACGAATCGGTTTCTCGAACGGCACACCAACCGGATCATCGCGTGGGTTCTGCGGCGGTGGGGCAACCTGCAGGTGCGCGACTATGTGGCGATTCTGCAACTGCAGGGAGGTTACGCGGTCCACGAACTGATGGTCGAACCGGGGGACTGGCTGGCCGACCGGACACTCATCGAGCTCAGGCTGCCGCAGGAAGGCGTCCTCGTGCTGGCGGTTCAACGGACCGAAGGAGTCTTTCTGGGTGCACCGACCGGCGAAACCGCGATTCGGGCGGGGGACACGCTGATCCTTTACGGACCGGTCGAGCGGATCGAAGAACTCGACCAGCGGCGGCGGGGCCGGCGTGGAGATGCGGCTCATCGCGAAGCGGTCGAGGAATACGCCGAAGACCTCGAGCAGCAGGAGCAGATCGACGATCAGATTGAAGAAGAGCGACGCACCTCGGCTCCGCCCGATTGA